A portion of the Desulfobacterales bacterium genome contains these proteins:
- a CDS encoding oxidoreductase: protein MKEKTKVAIAWLSSCAGCDEAIVDLNESLIDLTDEMDIVFWPIALDYKYHHLKSFNDNEIILSIIHGAIRNSEHKKVATLLRQKSQYILAFGSCACFGGSQGLANFTTKEDIFSFVYHTSPSVLNPEKVIPMESTFIDGVELTLPKFFDHVYALEQAIDVDYYLPGCPPPPDLIHNAVKSVLTADLPPKGSKLAPRTALCEICLRNNTKPLRLEIRQISRIHEKEAESDICFLAQGIMCLGPVTRSGCGETCIKTNIPCRGCFGPMPGVLDSGAKAIAMMACLLKTGKYGDYKQLMDEIDDPVGYFYRFIEPISIMGKRRRIENEN, encoded by the coding sequence ATGAAAGAAAAAACCAAAGTCGCCATCGCCTGGTTATCGTCATGTGCGGGATGTGATGAAGCCATAGTGGATTTGAATGAATCCTTGATTGATTTAACCGATGAAATGGACATTGTCTTTTGGCCTATTGCTTTAGATTATAAATATCACCATTTAAAATCTTTCAATGATAATGAAATTATTTTGTCTATTATTCATGGAGCCATTCGTAATTCAGAGCATAAGAAAGTAGCTACCTTGTTAAGACAAAAATCACAATATATCTTGGCTTTTGGGTCATGTGCATGTTTTGGCGGCAGCCAAGGGCTTGCTAATTTTACCACAAAAGAGGATATCTTTTCTTTTGTGTATCATACATCTCCATCAGTGTTAAATCCAGAAAAGGTTATTCCTATGGAATCAACCTTTATAGATGGAGTTGAATTGACTCTCCCTAAATTTTTCGATCATGTGTATGCTCTTGAGCAAGCTATTGATGTTGATTATTATTTACCAGGTTGCCCTCCACCTCCAGATTTAATTCACAATGCAGTAAAGTCAGTACTTACAGCAGATCTACCGCCAAAAGGTTCTAAACTTGCTCCAAGAACAGCTCTTTGCGAAATTTGTTTAAGAAATAATACAAAGCCTCTACGCCTTGAAATTAGGCAAATTAGTCGCATCCACGAAAAAGAGGCTGAATCGGATATATGTTTTCTGGCTCAAGGGATCATGTGTTTGGGACCAGTTACCCGCAGTGGATGTGGTGAAACATGCATCAAAACTAATATACCCTGTCGAGGGTGTTTTGGACCTATGCCCGGTGTACTTGACAGCGGAGCCAAAGCTATTGCTATGATGGCATGTCTGTTAAAAACTGGAAAATACGGAGATTACAAACAATTGATGGATGAAATAGATGATCCTGTAGGGTATTTTTATCGGTTTATCGAGCCAATTTCAATTATGGGAAAAAGACGGAGAATAGAAAATGAAAACTAA
- a CDS encoding hydrogenase iron-sulfur subunit — protein sequence MSDQNPKIVCFSCDFGWGYLNQTPIPIEYLIPVTCCAKIESYHILQAFEKEADGVLILACQEGYCHFEDGDFRIRKMVYLIQKVLLSYGIETERIKMVSKRNPNGDDILNQYTCFMDELISLGPVKGK from the coding sequence ATGTCCGATCAAAACCCAAAAATTGTGTGTTTTTCATGTGATTTCGGGTGGGGATACTTAAATCAAACCCCGATTCCAATAGAGTATTTAATTCCTGTCACCTGTTGCGCCAAGATTGAAAGCTACCATATTCTACAGGCTTTTGAAAAAGAAGCTGATGGAGTGCTTATACTGGCTTGTCAGGAAGGATATTGTCATTTTGAGGATGGGGATTTTAGAATTAGGAAGATGGTGTATTTGATCCAAAAAGTTTTGTTAAGTTATGGCATTGAAACGGAAAGGATCAAGATGGTATCTAAAAGAAATCCCAATGGAGATGACATCTTAAATCAATATACCTGTTTTATGGATGAACTTATATCATTAGGCCCTGTGAAAGGAAAATAA